Proteins encoded by one window of Chrysiogenes arsenatis DSM 11915:
- a CDS encoding AroB-related putative sugar phosphate phospholyase (cyclizing) — protein sequence MSLTEDLPLCNAAHPKHMKILSYKGEYEVQFVSDIRNALQTLLQLGDVVLLDINVAEIYAARFDNIFGNNKVILISPTENQKSYQQVEPLIAELLADNFKRNYRLIAIGGGITQDTCSFIASILFRGVDWIFVPTNLLAQADSCIGSKTSLNFAHYKNQLGGFHPPKLILLDTCFLQTLDQREIRSGLGEILHYFLISGYDAMERFEREYSRALHDTETLQGLIQQSLGIKKTMIECDEFDRGPRNIFNYGHSFGHALESYTDYAIPHGIAVSFGMDIANEVSVALGFMEAQEASAMRNVIEKIWWPCDFPEVDLDRFLALLGKDKKNIGTSLRFVLSRGPGKMFLHSVGDQALLRDILSKKFTYFFNEAKKHGHR from the coding sequence TTGTCATTGACGGAGGATTTACCATTGTGTAACGCCGCCCACCCCAAGCATATGAAAATCCTCAGCTATAAAGGAGAATATGAGGTTCAGTTCGTCTCCGATATCCGCAACGCGCTGCAAACTCTCTTGCAACTAGGTGATGTGGTTCTTCTGGATATAAACGTTGCGGAAATTTACGCCGCGCGCTTCGATAACATTTTTGGCAACAACAAAGTGATTCTTATTTCACCGACAGAGAATCAAAAGAGTTACCAACAGGTTGAACCTCTCATTGCCGAGTTGCTCGCAGATAACTTCAAACGCAACTATCGCCTGATTGCCATCGGTGGCGGAATAACACAGGACACCTGTTCGTTTATTGCATCCATTCTTTTCCGTGGTGTTGACTGGATATTCGTTCCGACTAATCTTCTGGCGCAGGCGGACAGCTGCATCGGTAGCAAAACGTCACTGAATTTCGCTCACTACAAAAACCAGCTCGGCGGCTTTCATCCGCCAAAGCTCATCTTATTGGATACATGTTTCTTACAAACGCTGGATCAGCGCGAGATCCGCTCCGGCCTCGGCGAAATACTGCACTATTTTTTAATTTCCGGCTACGATGCAATGGAACGCTTTGAACGGGAATATTCCCGAGCTCTTCATGACACAGAAACGCTGCAAGGGCTCATACAACAAAGCCTTGGCATCAAAAAAACCATGATAGAGTGTGACGAATTTGATCGTGGCCCGCGAAACATTTTCAACTACGGACATTCATTCGGGCACGCTCTGGAAAGTTACACTGATTACGCCATCCCACACGGAATCGCGGTAAGTTTCGGTATGGACATCGCGAACGAAGTTTCTGTCGCGCTTGGCTTTATGGAAGCGCAGGAGGCAAGTGCCATGCGTAACGTAATTGAGAAAATCTGGTGGCCATGTGACTTTCCGGAAGTCGATCTGGATCGTTTTCTGGCCTTGCTGGGAAAAGATAAAAAAAATATTGGTACATCGTTACGTTTTGTGCTGTCGCGTGGCCCCGGCAAAATGTTTCTGCACAGCGTAGGTGATCAGGCTCTGTTGCGAGATATCCTTTCGAAAAAATTTACCTATTTCTTTAACGAGGCAAAAAAACATGGACACCGGTAA
- a CDS encoding cytidylyltransferase domain-containing protein — translation MDTGKIIAHIPARGGSKRVPAKNLRLLAGKPMIAYAIEAALKCSELHDVYVNTDSDDIEKLSHSLNCHVYRRPAELGSDTASGDDFTIDFINAKDPDTLVLINPVCPLITSEDISRAIQAYSHNATVDTLISGTETRMQTFCDGAAINIVPDGPLAPTQDNPPVFICNWAIAIWNARVFRELYQEFGGGYCGRNRLFWPMDPWRAVKVSIENDFIMAEKLLSATQCHTTENTESIRYWTPSMNNSTSK, via the coding sequence ATGGACACCGGTAAAATCATTGCGCATATACCTGCACGGGGTGGCAGTAAACGTGTTCCGGCAAAAAACCTACGACTCCTTGCCGGCAAACCCATGATCGCGTACGCCATTGAAGCAGCGCTCAAATGCTCGGAACTGCATGATGTGTATGTGAACACTGACTCTGATGACATCGAAAAACTCTCCCATTCTCTGAACTGCCACGTCTATCGCCGCCCGGCGGAACTCGGATCTGACACCGCTTCTGGAGACGATTTCACAATTGACTTTATCAACGCCAAAGATCCCGACACGCTGGTTCTCATTAACCCGGTATGCCCACTGATTACGTCTGAAGATATCTCGCGCGCAATACAGGCGTATTCGCACAATGCTACGGTCGACACACTCATCAGTGGCACCGAAACACGTATGCAGACATTCTGCGATGGGGCCGCCATTAACATTGTACCCGACGGCCCACTGGCACCAACCCAAGACAACCCACCCGTATTTATCTGCAATTGGGCCATTGCGATATGGAATGCCAGGGTGTTCCGGGAACTCTATCAGGAATTTGGTGGCGGCTACTGCGGAAGGAACCGGCTTTTCTGGCCAATGGATCCGTGGAGAGCCGTCAAGGTAAGTATTGAAAATGACTTTATAATGGCGGAAAAACTTTTGAGCGCTACACAGTGCCATACCACAGAAAACACTGAGAGTATTCGCTACTGGACACCGTCAATGAACAACTCCACATCAAAATGA
- a CDS encoding 6-hydroxymethylpterin diphosphokinase MptE-like protein — translation MKNQNSPYAIFGTGQAAEQALAYANANDLVVTHYVDDLAAGMHHGLAILSWESFLLRQLEFTALLMGRHQRGEVASRENLIIPLLLIDQKLVNPPTYNTIDNIQKLTSLKQKHAGKRCFIIGNGPSLTASDLSLLKNEITFASNKIYLVYPETDWRPTYYFVEDYLVAKNNAQVINSLPGVKFFEFSTLAFLRVSSATCVYQFTHIPTNTVFSRDIVNGVTHAHTVVGSQLQFAYYMGFAEAILLGVDFDFIIPNGNCGKLFGTIDILRSQGEKNHFHPDYRPLGEVWSYPNLEKQQQFFNAVLPSLPEQSFTIRNASRFSKLTSFPRCDLESLLHGSAHE, via the coding sequence ATGAAAAATCAGAACTCTCCTTACGCCATATTCGGCACAGGACAGGCTGCAGAGCAGGCGCTTGCGTATGCAAATGCAAACGACCTGGTCGTCACGCACTATGTTGATGACTTGGCTGCGGGCATGCACCACGGGCTCGCCATACTGTCGTGGGAAAGCTTTCTACTCAGGCAGTTGGAATTTACCGCCCTGCTTATGGGTCGCCATCAAAGAGGTGAGGTGGCAAGCCGGGAGAATCTGATTATTCCCTTACTTCTTATAGATCAGAAGCTGGTCAATCCACCCACGTACAATACCATCGACAACATCCAAAAGCTCACTTCATTAAAGCAAAAGCATGCGGGGAAGCGCTGTTTCATCATTGGTAATGGCCCCAGCCTGACCGCGTCAGATCTGAGCTTGCTGAAAAATGAAATTACCTTTGCCTCAAACAAGATTTATCTGGTGTATCCGGAAACTGACTGGCGACCAACGTACTACTTTGTAGAGGATTACCTAGTCGCCAAAAACAATGCGCAAGTTATCAATTCCTTGCCGGGAGTAAAGTTTTTTGAATTCTCGACGCTCGCCTTTCTTCGCGTCAGCAGCGCAACCTGCGTTTACCAATTTACTCATATTCCCACCAATACGGTTTTTTCACGCGACATCGTGAACGGCGTTACCCATGCACACACCGTAGTCGGGTCACAATTACAATTCGCTTATTATATGGGTTTCGCGGAAGCTATACTGCTGGGCGTTGATTTCGACTTTATCATTCCCAATGGCAACTGTGGCAAACTCTTCGGCACCATTGACATACTGCGCAGCCAAGGGGAAAAAAACCACTTTCACCCCGACTACCGGCCTCTTGGTGAAGTCTGGAGCTATCCCAATTTGGAGAAACAACAACAATTCTTCAACGCAGTGCTGCCGTCACTCCCCGAACAGAGCTTCACCATACGCAACGCCTCGCGCTTTTCAAAGCTGACCTCTTTTCCCCGCTGTGACCTTGAAAGCCTTCTTCACGGATCAGCCCATGAGTGA
- a CDS encoding glycosyltransferase family 2 protein gives MSEHAPLVSVILDNYNYADYLPEAIESVLQQTYPHFELIVVDDGSTDASRDVINTYAERDHRIRPVFKLNGGQASAFNAGYAASNGDIICFLDSDDLFMPNKLAKLVECHEAGNSFVHTDHQSIDTQGSPCTDTIKRYRYDGYNLFLVYYLSKYPGNVTSTLSLTRALAEKIFPLPHEQDWRIQADDAIVFQAAMMTRSTFFDQKLTRYRIHHANGHYGKKNSHDYLYELLKKRNTLKDIAMQKISTGRTFLGNSYNLAWEFSTHRTIDLNLVQLYMKVLWFEMEQPFLKKMETSLSLWNFYRKQTMVKRAKNT, from the coding sequence ATGAGTGAACATGCTCCGCTGGTCTCTGTTATTCTTGATAATTACAATTACGCTGACTATCTGCCCGAAGCCATCGAATCGGTATTGCAGCAAACGTACCCACATTTCGAACTGATCGTTGTTGACGATGGCTCTACCGACGCTTCGCGAGACGTCATTAACACCTATGCCGAGCGCGATCACCGCATACGACCAGTTTTCAAGCTCAACGGAGGGCAAGCAAGTGCCTTTAACGCTGGATATGCGGCTTCAAACGGAGACATCATTTGCTTCCTTGACAGCGACGATCTGTTCATGCCCAACAAACTTGCAAAGCTTGTCGAGTGTCACGAGGCAGGAAATAGCTTTGTGCACACTGATCATCAGAGCATCGACACACAAGGCTCTCCGTGCACTGACACAATAAAACGCTACCGCTACGATGGGTATAACCTTTTCCTCGTTTATTATCTTTCGAAGTATCCGGGAAATGTTACGTCTACACTATCGCTTACCCGCGCATTGGCTGAAAAAATCTTTCCTCTTCCTCACGAACAAGACTGGCGCATTCAGGCTGATGATGCCATTGTCTTTCAGGCAGCAATGATGACACGCTCGACATTTTTTGATCAGAAACTCACACGATACCGTATTCATCACGCTAACGGGCATTACGGAAAAAAAAACAGCCACGACTATCTCTACGAGCTTCTTAAAAAGCGTAATACGCTGAAGGATATCGCGATGCAGAAGATCAGCACGGGGAGAACATTTCTCGGCAATAGTTATAATCTGGCATGGGAATTTTCAACCCATCGCACTATCGACTTGAATTTAGTGCAGTTATACATGAAAGTGCTCTGGTTCGAAATGGAGCAACCGTTTTTGAAAAAAATGGAAACATCTTTGAGTCTCTGGAATTTTTACCGAAAACAGACTATGGTGAAACGTGCAAAAAATACCTGA
- a CDS encoding FkbM family methyltransferase, whose protein sequence is MQKIPDIDQLPSGKSVAIYGYGGYGKTLEALLVTRRPDIRVSFIIDDQYSTLLEGAPSFCNLATFCHIYNDQSPQILLGVVDQTLVRKLSHNLTQVRLPFTIIEALQRYLPCEHTFDKAFRTAHRDKFQQTRALLFAEPDRQLFDTLVKYRSSDSPVYAQELAPEWVRPWPKQYTDYVNPYTITCAIDGGVFEGNTTNHMIEHLYQRSPLQALYGFEPLIEVYQTSRFRTVLEHMLPLTVCEKALWSSEEILHFKESGTSSRVVSSGITGNVREVSATSLDTYIVQQRIAKVDFLKLDIEGAELMALQGAANMIQQDRPQMAISIYHLKEHLFEIPLYLNSLCSDYIFRLGHYSKIFNETIFYAIPRELYRESYD, encoded by the coding sequence GTGCAAAAAATACCTGACATTGACCAGCTCCCATCTGGGAAATCTGTCGCCATCTATGGATATGGTGGCTACGGCAAAACCCTTGAAGCGCTTCTTGTAACGCGCCGTCCGGATATCCGCGTGAGTTTCATTATCGATGACCAGTACAGCACATTGCTTGAAGGAGCACCCTCCTTCTGCAATCTCGCGACCTTCTGTCACATATATAATGACCAGTCACCGCAGATATTACTCGGAGTCGTAGATCAGACTCTTGTACGAAAATTATCTCATAATCTTACTCAGGTGCGGCTGCCGTTTACCATTATTGAAGCGCTCCAGAGATATTTACCCTGTGAACACACCTTTGATAAAGCTTTCCGTACTGCACATCGAGATAAATTTCAGCAAACCAGAGCCTTACTCTTCGCAGAACCTGACCGGCAGCTGTTTGATACACTGGTAAAATATCGCAGTTCAGATAGCCCAGTCTATGCCCAAGAACTTGCTCCGGAGTGGGTGCGTCCGTGGCCAAAACAATACACTGATTATGTCAACCCTTATACTATTACCTGTGCTATTGACGGCGGAGTATTTGAAGGAAATACGACAAATCACATGATTGAACACCTCTATCAGCGTAGCCCGTTACAGGCACTTTATGGTTTTGAGCCTCTGATAGAAGTATACCAAACCAGCCGCTTTCGGACGGTGCTTGAGCACATGCTTCCTTTAACCGTGTGTGAAAAAGCACTGTGGAGCAGTGAGGAAATACTCCATTTCAAAGAGTCAGGAACATCATCCCGAGTGGTTTCTTCGGGGATTACGGGTAACGTCCGGGAAGTGAGCGCTACCTCGCTTGACACATACATTGTGCAGCAGAGAATCGCCAAGGTAGACTTTCTGAAACTCGATATCGAAGGGGCAGAACTCATGGCTCTCCAAGGGGCTGCCAACATGATTCAACAGGATCGCCCGCAAATGGCAATTTCGATCTATCACCTCAAGGAACATCTGTTTGAAATTCCGCTCTACCTTAATTCGCTCTGTTCAGACTATATTTTCCGTCTTGGGCACTATTCGAAAATCTTCAACGAAACCATTTTTTACGCTATCCCCAGAGAGTTGTACCGTGAATCCTATGACTAA
- a CDS encoding radical SAM protein: MSREKALTKRGVLWLGQTCNLRCFFCYFVDKIADKHHPEHPFMDLEKAKRICRALRTVYGNTSVDIQGGEPTIYPQIFELVGYCASIGLKPTLITNAIVLSNISLCEQFLCAGVHDFLVSVHGLGDVYEKVVGLPGGSEKQMRALYNLQTLGIPFRLNCTLTKEVVHELEDIVTLAKETGARVVNFIAFNPFADQQDKNVRNSENVPSYHTIKAKLTSAIDQLEWCGIETNVRYLPLCIAEERHRKNFYNFQQLSYDPREWDFNSWTWTTRLNQRSSTPELDEPIPILLYDIYEYNDIAFGDTARHGTKAHYMREIDVREHLLKLFSADISKDLLYRQNARLRAEKHCKYEYNQTCHTCSLRLICDGFHNDYASIFGTSEACAILGELIDDPTYFIQHQEKIVE; encoded by the coding sequence GTGAGCCGGGAAAAGGCACTCACAAAGCGCGGAGTTTTATGGCTGGGACAAACGTGCAATCTCAGATGCTTTTTTTGTTATTTTGTCGATAAAATTGCCGACAAACACCATCCAGAACATCCCTTTATGGATCTTGAAAAAGCAAAACGAATTTGTCGCGCCTTACGCACCGTCTATGGAAATACCTCCGTTGACATTCAGGGAGGTGAACCGACAATTTATCCGCAAATATTTGAACTTGTTGGGTATTGTGCCAGTATCGGCCTGAAACCAACACTTATTACCAACGCTATTGTTCTATCCAATATTTCACTCTGCGAACAGTTCCTCTGCGCAGGAGTGCATGATTTTCTTGTCAGCGTTCATGGACTTGGCGATGTGTATGAGAAAGTCGTCGGATTGCCTGGTGGAAGTGAAAAGCAGATGCGCGCCCTTTATAATCTGCAAACGCTTGGCATCCCATTCCGACTCAACTGTACTCTGACCAAAGAGGTCGTGCACGAGCTTGAAGACATTGTCACGCTGGCTAAGGAAACAGGAGCCCGCGTGGTGAACTTCATCGCATTCAACCCATTTGCGGATCAGCAAGACAAAAATGTGCGCAATTCAGAGAATGTTCCAAGTTACCACACCATCAAAGCCAAACTTACCTCCGCTATCGACCAGCTTGAATGGTGTGGCATTGAAACCAATGTTCGCTACCTTCCTTTATGCATAGCAGAAGAGCGGCATCGGAAGAATTTTTATAATTTCCAGCAACTGAGCTACGATCCCCGCGAATGGGATTTCAACTCGTGGACGTGGACAACTCGCCTGAATCAGCGCTCAAGCACTCCGGAGCTTGATGAGCCTATTCCGATTTTGCTCTATGACATTTACGAATACAATGACATCGCATTCGGCGACACCGCTCGACACGGCACAAAAGCGCATTACATGCGAGAGATTGATGTGCGGGAACACCTGCTCAAGCTTTTCAGCGCTGATATCTCTAAGGATTTGCTCTATCGCCAGAACGCCCGGTTGCGTGCAGAAAAACACTGTAAATATGAATATAACCAAACCTGCCATACCTGCTCACTGCGCCTGATTTGCGATGGTTTCCATAATGACTACGCTTCTATCTTCGGCACCAGTGAAGCGTGCGCCATTCTAGGTGAACTGATCGATGATCCGACCTATTTTATCCAACATCAGGAGAAAATCGTTGAGTGA
- a CDS encoding glycosyltransferase family 2 protein, giving the protein MSDTSALQALQAHRTTQCSIGKARLPRVSLIITNYNYADFLRECIESCLTQDYPYYEVIVVDDNSTDTSQEILAQFREQVTVMAHTKNQGQLAAFFSGLEVASGEFIVFVDADDFLDADAVSAHLSLHLFEKPPVAFTCLRNRQVSARSELLNDFHMDMQNNSCELAYIAPRVIHTPTWSWTTTSAMMFRTDVLRLIQTKRTEEFRVCADYYMVHFANLLGGSMLFDRAKVNYRRHGKNNFSKNFLIGGHRPTGNSKYHTHPSQHSLQIAILEKLIQQREEFEPYYPSLERYAEAILYVAPLSFIREQFTLNKDMLTALMRQVQSVEKQRKWQIREKSLAVRWFVLKNRFQRIGAIVDNLTNLYGNRPTGGGRAQ; this is encoded by the coding sequence TTGAGTGACACATCCGCTCTTCAAGCATTGCAAGCACATCGGACAACCCAATGCTCCATCGGTAAGGCGCGCCTGCCGCGTGTTTCGCTAATTATAACGAATTATAACTATGCTGACTTTCTGCGTGAGTGTATTGAATCGTGCCTGACACAAGACTACCCGTATTATGAAGTTATCGTTGTGGACGATAACTCCACTGACACCTCACAAGAGATTCTGGCACAATTTCGGGAACAGGTCACGGTTATGGCGCATACCAAGAATCAGGGGCAACTTGCAGCATTTTTCAGCGGATTGGAAGTGGCGTCAGGGGAATTCATCGTATTCGTTGATGCTGACGACTTTCTGGATGCCGATGCGGTTTCCGCCCACCTTTCGCTGCACCTTTTCGAAAAGCCACCCGTGGCGTTTACCTGTCTGCGCAATCGCCAGGTGTCTGCCCGCTCCGAACTCCTGAACGATTTCCACATGGATATGCAGAATAACAGTTGCGAACTCGCGTATATCGCTCCACGAGTCATTCATACACCAACGTGGAGCTGGACAACGACCAGTGCGATGATGTTTCGTACTGATGTACTTCGCCTTATCCAAACCAAACGCACCGAAGAATTTCGTGTTTGTGCTGACTATTACATGGTTCACTTTGCTAATCTTCTTGGCGGAAGCATGCTTTTTGACCGGGCAAAAGTAAATTACCGCAGGCATGGTAAGAATAACTTTTCAAAGAATTTTTTAATAGGCGGGCACCGCCCAACCGGAAACTCAAAATACCATACTCACCCATCACAGCACTCTCTACAAATTGCCATCTTGGAAAAACTTATTCAACAACGAGAAGAATTTGAACCTTATTACCCTAGCCTTGAGAGGTACGCCGAAGCCATTCTTTATGTCGCTCCGTTATCTTTCATTCGTGAACAATTTACACTAAATAAAGATATGCTTACCGCTCTTATGAGGCAGGTACAAAGTGTTGAAAAGCAAAGAAAGTGGCAGATTCGCGAAAAATCACTGGCCGTCCGATGGTTTGTGCTGAAAAACCGCTTCCAGCGCATCGGCGCGATAGTCGATAACCTTACCAATCTTTATGGAAATCGCCCCACAGGAGGTGGACGTGCTCAATAA
- a CDS encoding GDP-mannose 4,6-dehydratase: protein MEIAPQEVDVLNKRVLVTGGSGFLGSHLCEQLLAQGSEVLCVDNFFTGRRQNITHLLENKSFELLRHDITFPLYVEVDEVYNLACPASPVHYQFDPVQTTKTSVMGAINMLGLAKRLKIKILQASTSEVYGDPEIHPQPESYRGNVNPIGPRACYDEGKRCAETLFFDYYRQHNVKIKVIRIFNTYGPRMHPNDGRVVSNFIVQALRNQNITIYGDGRQTRSFCYVDDLIHGMIAMMRSDDALTGPVNLGNPSEFTIRELAEKVIALTNSRSSIDYRPLPQDDPMQRKPIIDLAQQKLGWSPTIHLDEGLIKTIDYFESLLKTY, encoded by the coding sequence ATGGAAATCGCCCCACAGGAGGTGGACGTGCTCAATAAAAGAGTGTTAGTCACAGGAGGCTCCGGATTCCTCGGTTCTCACCTGTGCGAACAGCTTTTAGCGCAGGGAAGCGAAGTGCTCTGTGTTGACAATTTTTTTACCGGACGCCGCCAGAACATTACCCATTTGTTGGAAAACAAGAGCTTTGAACTTCTCAGGCATGACATCACGTTCCCTCTTTATGTAGAGGTTGATGAAGTATATAACCTCGCCTGTCCCGCATCGCCGGTGCATTATCAATTTGATCCGGTTCAGACGACAAAAACCAGCGTAATGGGCGCCATTAACATGCTCGGGCTGGCCAAACGCCTAAAAATTAAAATATTACAGGCTTCGACCAGTGAAGTATATGGTGACCCAGAGATACATCCCCAGCCAGAATCATACCGAGGCAACGTAAATCCTATTGGCCCGCGAGCGTGCTACGATGAAGGCAAAAGATGTGCCGAGACCCTTTTCTTTGACTATTATCGGCAACACAATGTCAAAATCAAAGTTATCCGGATCTTTAACACGTATGGCCCTCGGATGCACCCCAATGATGGTCGTGTTGTCAGTAACTTCATAGTGCAGGCTCTTCGCAACCAGAATATAACCATCTACGGTGATGGCAGGCAGACGAGGAGTTTTTGCTATGTGGATGATCTAATACACGGTATGATTGCGATGATGCGGAGTGATGACGCTCTCACTGGCCCGGTCAATCTCGGCAATCCATCAGAATTTACTATTCGCGAGCTTGCGGAAAAAGTCATTGCGCTGACAAACTCTCGCTCCAGCATTGATTACCGACCATTGCCGCAGGATGACCCTATGCAACGAAAACCCATTATTGACCTCGCACAACAAAAACTGGGCTGGAGTCCTACCATACACCTCGACGAAGGGTTAATAAAAACCATTGATTACTTTGAGTCACTTCTCAAAACATACTAA
- a CDS encoding radical SAM/SPASM domain-containing protein produces MGFRIEDISYTITEFCPGPCRYCSMWKLPDRQAEELNTREIDSIFSSQYLDLKKIHLTGGEPHMSDTYLRVVDSVHTFHPDVIIDSPITGWFPDRHEEIARYVLRKSPLIRLDISLDGDEATHSKIRLHKDGFHKSLETIERLKKIPGVVLRFQFTIYRENLHLIEWVYNFAKQLGIGLYLGYGRFNPERYRNKTDNLTQNALSRESFVFSKDELQEIDRQLRTIGYHSGRYASKYLLQKAVFDGKNIEFNCYMGSRNIDIDPYGNLYPCLLWLPYLKIGNIREAGGFSSALETPQAHEVLAKISQKECQPDCLYTCANKCELIDPPVKAVGMIDYHGGKYGFIFSDLDVIPIRPWWYEDYQKRGII; encoded by the coding sequence ATGGGTTTCAGAATCGAAGATATTTCCTACACTATAACTGAGTTTTGCCCAGGTCCGTGCAGGTATTGCTCCATGTGGAAGCTCCCTGACCGACAAGCAGAAGAGTTAAATACTCGTGAAATAGATTCGATTTTCTCCTCACAATATCTCGACCTAAAGAAGATTCACCTGACCGGTGGTGAGCCGCATATGAGCGATACCTACCTACGCGTTGTTGATAGTGTGCATACTTTTCATCCCGACGTCATTATCGACTCGCCTATCACTGGCTGGTTCCCTGATCGGCATGAAGAAATTGCTCGTTATGTATTGCGCAAATCACCACTCATCCGACTGGACATTTCGCTTGATGGTGACGAAGCTACGCATTCCAAAATTCGACTACATAAAGATGGGTTTCATAAATCGCTGGAAACAATTGAGCGGCTGAAGAAAATCCCTGGAGTTGTACTTCGTTTCCAATTCACAATTTACCGTGAAAACCTACACCTCATTGAATGGGTCTACAACTTTGCTAAGCAACTCGGCATCGGGCTTTATCTTGGCTATGGACGCTTCAATCCGGAACGATACCGGAATAAAACGGATAACCTAACGCAAAATGCCTTGAGTCGTGAAAGTTTTGTTTTTAGTAAAGACGAATTACAAGAGATAGATCGTCAACTACGCACCATTGGTTACCACTCTGGTCGTTATGCCAGTAAATATCTTCTGCAAAAAGCGGTATTTGACGGAAAAAATATTGAGTTTAACTGTTATATGGGATCGCGCAATATTGATATCGATCCATACGGAAATCTGTACCCTTGTCTTTTATGGCTCCCATATCTGAAAATTGGTAACATTCGTGAAGCCGGAGGCTTCAGTTCGGCGTTGGAAACACCTCAGGCGCATGAAGTGCTGGCAAAGATTTCTCAAAAAGAGTGTCAGCCTGACTGCCTTTATACCTGTGCCAATAAATGTGAGCTTATTGATCCACCAGTTAAAGCGGTTGGTATGATCGACTATCATGGGGGGAAATATGGTTTCATTTTCAGTGATCTTGACGTTATTCCCATACGCCCTTGGTGGTACGAAGACTATCAAAAGCGAGGAATCATTTGA
- a CDS encoding DUF354 domain-containing protein yields the protein MFFKTFIERVKLRGREVLVTAREGAGYSEVVALLSLYNIEFFNRGTFGGANLNDKLKASIHRQLSLMEFIESHDISRLVCLCSVDANRVAFGLGIPIINFYDIPLSDHTTNFRKALPQARLTLPLSNKAFRPYMVPQEIFERFSLESDQIHSYPFLDVVAWLHDFVPQREYFEGVLLQYDLDPNRPTIVIREEEYKASYVQKKYPILYEGLGKIHQLLHANIIIIPRYETEPLEREFPYAAVLKDKMVVQHLLAFADLFIGGGGTLNSESCYFGTPTISTRSFVSHYDKLLIDEGLMVKVDTVAELIDTSCNMLSKRKDPSILFGTMRFNPDEIVDEILK from the coding sequence ATGTTTTTTAAGACATTTATAGAAAGAGTCAAGCTTCGTGGCCGTGAAGTGCTTGTTACCGCGCGGGAAGGGGCTGGCTATAGTGAAGTTGTCGCACTTCTCTCTTTGTACAATATTGAATTCTTCAACCGTGGCACTTTTGGTGGCGCTAACCTCAATGACAAGCTAAAGGCATCAATTCATCGTCAACTGAGCCTGATGGAATTTATTGAAAGCCACGATATTTCCCGCTTAGTGTGCTTATGCAGTGTTGATGCAAACCGTGTGGCGTTTGGATTAGGTATACCGATCATAAACTTCTATGATATTCCACTTTCTGACCATACAACGAATTTCAGGAAAGCGTTACCACAAGCCCGTTTGACTCTCCCACTTTCTAATAAGGCATTTCGCCCGTACATGGTGCCGCAGGAAATTTTTGAACGATTCAGCCTTGAAAGTGACCAAATACATTCGTACCCATTCCTTGATGTGGTTGCGTGGCTGCATGATTTTGTGCCGCAACGTGAGTACTTCGAAGGTGTTTTACTGCAATACGACCTCGACCCAAACAGGCCGACTATCGTTATTCGCGAAGAGGAATACAAAGCGAGCTACGTACAGAAGAAATACCCGATTCTCTACGAAGGGCTTGGTAAAATTCACCAGTTATTGCATGCTAACATTATTATAATCCCTCGCTATGAAACAGAACCACTTGAGCGTGAGTTTCCATATGCCGCAGTTTTGAAAGACAAAATGGTAGTACAGCATCTCCTTGCTTTTGCTGATCTGTTCATTGGTGGCGGCGGAACGCTTAATTCCGAGTCGTGCTATTTCGGCACACCAACTATTTCTACGCGTTCATTTGTGTCCCACTATGATAAGCTTTTAATTGACGAAGGGCTAATGGTGAAGGTTGATACCGTCGCAGAGTTGATTGATACCTCTTGCAATATGCTAAGCAAGCGCAAAGACCCTTCAATTTTATTTGGCACAATGCGCTTCAATCCTGATGAAATTGTTGATGAAATTTTAAAATAA